DNA sequence from the Colletotrichum destructivum chromosome 9, complete sequence genome:
TGGGTATCTGTGCGGAGCACGGTGATGTAGGGGTAAAGAGCTGCGAAAACGGGAGGTTTGGGAACAGTTGCAAGAAGCGACAGCGATGTTGAAGATGGCCCGAAAACTGCGACGGATACTGTCAACCTAGCTATTCGTCTCCCTTGGCGCAGCCTTTGGATCTGGATCGGGGGTGTGTTGAGTACGTGtacatacctaggtagctaGGAACACTGCCAGGGATGACGTCTCAGCTAGATGCTTGCAGCTGCCCCGCGAGCAGAAGTGGTAGGTTCAGTTGCCTGTTGTCGGTACGTACCGGGTTTCTAATTCTCCACACTAAAATACGCGACACGGACCCCTCACCGGCTGGCTTACCTAAGGACCCCTCTATTCTTAATTAATTGGAACGCGGTCGACGCGTCTTTGCCATCTCGCATCTCGCGCAAGAACTTGCAGCATCCCTCTTGCCCACACCCAATCTCGGCCGACAAACTGCACCAGCAAAATCACGATATAATCTGATTTCAAAATGGATGTTGAATCGAAGATTACGAAAGGTGCCTTGGAGTAAGTGCATTTCTTAGATCCATACCCTCTGCTGTCACTTGTACTGATTCCGCCTCTCCAGCGCCATCTTCAACGACCCTGAAGGGGCCAACGTGAAGTTCCCGGTGCCCGTTCTTCAGTGCCTGCAGATCAAGCCCTTGGCCGCCCAAACAGGAGGTGGTGCTGAGAGATACCGCATTGTGCTGAGTGATGTCAACAACTACGTACAGTGCATGCTGGCCACGCAAGTGAACCACGTCATACACGAGAACAAGCTGGTCAGGAACTGCATCGTGCGGATCACCCAGTACCAGGCAAACTCCGTCAAGGGAAAGAAGTACTTACTGAAATTCCCCTCTATCAACTTCTGGTAAGCATACTAACCACACTCCAGCATCTTGAtcatccttggcctcgaggtcaTTGAACAGTTGGGCACACCAGACAAGATTGGCGAGCCCCAAGCCTTCGAAGCAAAGCCTCCCGCGCCTGCGAACACAACCATTGGCGGACAAAACTTCTACGGCGTTAAGCAAGAGGAGACGAAGCCCAAGCCCCAACAATCGATACCCTCGCGCTCTGCTGGAGGAGCGACCGGCCAacacggcagcagcaacatctaCCCCATCGAAGCCCTCTCTCCCTACGCTCACAAGTGGACCATCAAAGCCCGTGTTACACAAAAGTCGGACATTCGGACATGGCACAAGCCTAGTGGCGAGGGAAAGCTCTTCAGTGTGaacctgctcgacgagagTGGTGAGATCAAGGCAACCGGCTTCAACGAGCAGGTCGACCAGTATTATGATCTTCTCCAGGAGGGAGGCGTCTACTATATTTCCAGCCCCTGCAAGGTCCAACTTGCCAAAAAGCAATTCACAAACTTGCCGAACGACTACGAGCTCACATTCGAGCGCGATACCCAGATCGAGAAGGCTGAGGACCAGAGCAATGTTCCTCAAGTGCGGTTTAACTTCTGCAACATCCAAGAACTccaggaggtcgagaaggatgCGACCGTGGATATCATTGGCGTTTTGAAGGACGTTGATGAGGTGTCCCAAATTGTCTCCAAATCGACTGGCAAGCCCTACGAGAAGCGCGAGCTCACCCTCGTGGACGACACGAACTACTCCGTGCGCGTTACCATCTGGGGTAAGAGCGCCACTAACTTTGACGCCAAGCCCGAGTCTGTGGTGGCATTCAAGGGCACCAAAGTGTCGGACTTTGGTGGCCGTAGTCTCAGTCTCCTTTCTTCGGGCACTATGTCTATCGACCCCGATATTCCCGATGCCCACCGCTTGAAGGGCTGGTACGACTCTTCTGGCCGTAATGACACCTTCAGCAACCACAACAACATGGTCAGCATGGGAAATGCTACTGGTCGCAAGGACCAGGACAAGTCCATTCTCCAGGTGAAGGAAGAGAACCTCGGCATGGAGCAACAGGACTACTTCAACCTCAAGGCTACCATTGTCTACATCAAGCAAGACAACTTCGCCTACCCCGCGTGTATGAACGAGGGCTGCAACAAGAAAGTCACTGAGACGGGTGAAGGGGCTTGGCGTTGCGAGAAGTGTGACGTCTCCCACCCCAAGCCCGAGTACCGTTACATCATGTCCGTCAACGTGTGCGATCACACGAACCAGCTGTGGCTCAGCTGCTTCGACGATGTCGGCCGCGTTATCATGGGCATGTCGGCTGATCAGCTTACGAACCTgcgggaggaggacgagacAAAGATGGCTCAGGCTTTCGAGGATGCGAATTGCCGCAAGCTCAACTTCCGATGCCGTGCCAAGATGGATACCTTCGGCGAGTCTCAGAGGTACGCCACCACATTTTCGGTTTCCAAAGTCTGATGACACTGACTTTTTTTAGGGTACGCTACCAAGTCATGAGCGCGAGCCCGATTGATTACAAGGCCGAGGGAGCCAAGCTTGCGGATCTCATCAAGCAGTTTGGTATCAGCTCGTAAGGCATTGATGCGCGTGCGTTGAGcagaaaggggggggggggggggctgtaTCTGTACAGACACTGTAGGCGGTTAAATTGCATCTATGCATGCAGAATGAACAGAAATTTGGCGGGCAGGGGTGGGCAGAATTTGATGAGCTACGAGGCAAAAGGTCGGTGGTCACACAACTGTC
Encoded proteins:
- a CDS encoding Putative replication factor A protein — translated: MDVESKITKGALDAIFNDPEGANVKFPVPVLQCLQIKPLAAQTGGGAERYRIVLSDVNNYVQCMLATQVNHVIHENKLVRNCIVRITQYQANSVKGKNILIILGLEVIEQLGTPDKIGEPQAFEAKPPAPANTTIGGQNFYGVKQEETKPKPQQSIPSRSAGGATGQHGSSNIYPIEALSPYAHKWTIKARVTQKSDIRTWHKPSGEGKLFSVNLLDESGEIKATGFNEQVDQYYDLLQEGGVYYISSPCKVQLAKKQFTNLPNDYELTFERDTQIEKAEDQSNVPQVRFNFCNIQELQEVEKDATVDIIGVLKDVDEVSQIVSKSTGKPYEKRELTLVDDTNYSVRVTIWGKSATNFDAKPESVVAFKGTKVSDFGGRSLSLLSSGTMSIDPDIPDAHRLKGWYDSSGRNDTFSNHNNMVSMGNATGRKDQDKSILQVKEENLGMEQQDYFNLKATIVYIKQDNFAYPACMNEGCNKKVTETGEGAWRCEKCDVSHPKPEYRYIMSVNVCDHTNQLWLSCFDDVGRVIMGMSADQLTNLREEDETKMAQAFEDANCRKLNFRCRAKMDTFGESQRVRYQVMSASPIDYKAEGAKLADLIKQFGISS